TATTTCTTCAAGGAAACTGCTGCCTGTTTAGTCTCTTGGTCTAGCATACTTGTGAGATGAGAACTCCACAAACAGTAATACTTGAATTACAAGATGGTTGATACCAGAGGCCCTTCCTGTGCCGAAACATTACTTTTACTAGTCTAAATACTATGTGGTTTTCCACTGCACACCCAAGTTTGACTGAAGTGAACATTTAATACAATCAGTAAaaagcccctctctcctcttgcAGCAATAGTAGATAATACAGGGTCTTTAGTCAACAGCAGCATCTATATCACACAAATGATTATTTTTTGGTTCATAAAGATAAAATAGCCTTACCTTTGATAGGAGAAATCCTAATACATATGAGACCTTAAAACAGTAAgagggggttaaaaaaaaaactaatgcatTTGAATTAAATAACTAATAGGTAGTATTTGGTAAATATGAATAATGTTATTTAAAGACTGCCTTCTATTATCTACTTTGCtgaaatacttaaatatttagGTACACGATTTAAATGTGTATAAAAGACTTGGGCATTTTTCTTCTAGATTCTGTTCATCATTCAGCACACAATTCAAACTGTCCTGATGGATCTGACACACTCCCACTAAGGTTAAGTTACACCAAAACCTATAGTACTAAACCCTCAGAGATATTGCTTTCAGTGCTAAGGAATAATTTGTCTGTTGTGTTACAAGAATGCTCAATGGTTATGATATCTGAAATATTAAGATATCTGCAATATTAGGATAAaaattaagatagcaaaatttattttaaaattaggactatgatttaaaaaaaaagtagaaattactattcatttaaattataagaaagaaagaTACAAAATTATTGTAAGATAATGATGAAAAAGAGTTCTTGCCTAAGAGTCTCCAACTTATTATTTGGCTATGGTTGTTTCCAAATTGAAATAGCATCACTAGTATTGCTGTCTTCGAGCATTTTGTTTCTGGAAAAAAGCCTTTCCAAATTCATAGGTACTGATCATAACAGCACAAGCAGGAGCAATTTTAATTAAACGGGGAATtaagcctgaaaaaaaaaatcagaacaaattttaccttatttatttattttttgtgaggaagattagccctgagccaacatttgctgccaatcctcctctttttgctgaggaagattggtcctgggctaacatccatgcccatcttcctccactttatatgcgggacacctgccacagcatggcttgataagcagtgtgtagacccgtgcctgggatctgaacccatgaactccaGGCTgtggaagtggagcgtgcgaacccaACCAgcacgccaccgggccagcccctaccttatttttaaaaatgtaatttacttGGTTTCATTCTGATAATGatcaaattaaatgaaatgatatatcAAATAGTGTACCAGAAACTGGTGTCAAAGAACAAGCCAAACTGCTCACTCCCAACCTCCTCACTTTAATTCCATGTTAATTTACATAGAAATTTTATCGATAGTAAAtctattattatttaacattttttaacttATAGCAAAGATGTTTAGGAGGAAATAGTAAATATGGaatgttttcaataaatgtgtAATGTTTTCAATAATTTCCTGCTGAAAGTTAATTTAGGAAGGTGACagatttaaaagtaaaagtaacCCTTTTATTCAATGATTTGgtaaagcaaatatttttaccTGTAAATAATCCAGAAAATCCACTCTTAGCAACAATCTTCTTCATTATAGCCCAGGTTGACATATGCAAAGGCACAGAaactaaatgttaaaataaagaaattatattattataaattaccACTTCATAATttcaaatacacataaaatagtgTTTGTGGCCTTTGGAGGTATATCATTTTATTATAAGAACAGATCTGTTTACCTAAAGAGCTAttttaaatctgatttttaatagttggaataattaaaaagaaaaattagaaaaaaggtATTAGTTTAAAGGTGTATAGGACTCGATACTTCTCCTGAATTGATGGCGTTTGTTAAGGTTGGTGGTAGGTATCCTTCATACTTTTTTCCTACATCTTAAAAATCTTtcattatgaaattttaaaaagatgtataGAAATCTTCATAAGATTCCCAAAGCCATAGAGAAGACTTGATAaccatttttcattaaatttttattgcacacattaaaaaaaaagttttttctaaATAGAGGGGATTCTGAGGAAAATAGCCCATTCTTCCTAGTGAAGTCCTGCTTTATTAAACCCTTTCTAAATAGATGTGCCTGTCTTGAAATAAATATCAGTCCTGTCTCCTCCAAAGGGCAGATTTATCCTTTAACTAACAGTGACATCTCACTTATTTGCAACCACTCAAATATCTGAAACGTAGTAAAaaactgatttatattttaaaaaaaaaacagcaaaaatagaTGGCACTGAAGTTCAAACAAAAAGCTTATGAATGAGCTGTTCATACACAAATTTCGCTTACCTTCATCGTACACAGTGATTCTAGGCAGCTGGTTTAGCCCACAGAGTACTAGATGCAATAAGTAAAGAAAGGCTGCTAAGAAGCAGGCATCCTTAGCAGTGCACATGTGAATGCTGTGGCAGCTGACATGCTGAAGATTTCAAAGTCTAGGTTTGAGACCATCTGCATGATGGGCAAACACTCCTATACAAGCTCTGAGCTAGTATACTCTCACTAGCTTCTGAGAGGTACATTATAAATCTCTACAATAATCAGTGTGAACATTGATGACAACTCTGAGCCATTAAGATTAAGGTATTATTAAGCATGCCTAgcaaaaaagggaaagattggagaaagatatctttcaaaaatagCTTTTTAGAATTTTGCTACTTAATGGAGTGGGGCTCATTATCTCAAATTTCACTTATATAAAATATCAGATTCTCTGACTATGAAGATAAGTGAGGCATTGTGATTTAAGAAGCTGTACTAAATATAATAACTATAGCAACCCAACACAAaggacatttattttaaaaccgAGAACAaagtatttatgaatgaaatttaACTTTCTAAAGAAAGTTAATGACAAAACTTTATACTACAAGTTGGCAACTTGTACTTCATGTTTAAattactttatttaaattttggaACCTGGTGAAGGAAAGGAGGCCAAGTAGCCAGGTATTTCTAATCTTGTAGAACTCAAGCCCACAACTGGTCTCTATTTTAATAGCAAGGTGAAGTTATTGTAAAAGAATCGACAGTTATTAACTGAAGGTAAGCCACGGCAGTGCTCTAATGGAACCCTGAAAGTATCTCCTGCCTACCGTTCCAACATTAAGAGCTATTCCTACATGTCATAAGCAACTTCTTACATTGTAAGGAAACAATGTttgattattaaatatttcaagcATAGACAACAATAAAATGAATACTCATTTACTGACCATCCAAATTTATCAAATCCTAACAACTGTCAGATACAATTGAAGCCCCCTGTATATTCTTTCCCAATctcattcttcctctcttctcagaGGTAACCACtctcttgtctctctttttttctttatctttctcatgTATGTGTCTGGACTTTTACTACATCTGAACATATCTATAAACACCATATGCTCTTTCTTTTCATGCTCTTAAACTTAACATAAATGATATCACACTGTACATTTACTCTTGTAGTGTGATTTTAGGATTATCTATGTTGGTAAGTGtagttatatttcatttattttaattgctgCATGGTATTGCACTATCTGGATTATCACAATGTACCCATTTCCCTGCCaagggacatttgggtggtttctaaCCTTTTGGGATTAAGAATCCTTCAGTGAATATCTTTGTACACATACAAACGTTTCTCTAGAGCACACATCTAGGAGTGAATTGCTTGTTCAAAGAGCATTTCTTGATACTGCCCGATTATTTTCCAATGCAGCTGTTGCAAATTTATACTCCCACCTGCACAGCATGAAAATTCCCAcagctccacatcctccccaatgAAATCCAGTGCGTATAAATGTCCTCTCATTGCTGTTCTAGTTGGCATTTTCCTCATTACTAAgattgagcattttttcacaAATTTATCTGCCACATATaaccattttttaatttctattgccCTGtataaccatttttttaaatgatttttaaatttctgttgaagtattttaaataaatatgtttagaGAAAAAGAAGTTTAACCTGTGGAAAACAGGTGAATCTGAGCCAGGTTTAAAAAGTTGGAACCagagattaaatttttaaaaattaaatataaatgatacaCTCATAAATGAGGTAAGTTACCTCTGTTATAGGATCGGGTACTTACTATATCCTAATAAGTAAGTAAGTATAGCTTCTCCTCCACTACAGTATGAGCTCTTTAAGGACTTGGATCTGCTCCCTTTGTATATACCAGCACGGTGCCCaagacagagtaggcactcagtcaGCAGTCAGCTAACGGACGAAGGATGGAGAAGTTGTCTAAGAACGCTGAGGTGAGAGATCATATTCTTGCATGGAACTGACCATCATTCTATATGTAACACTTCATAGTTTCCTTTTTGCTTAGAGATAAGGGATGTGGTATAGCTGAGCTATGGAATGGAGGAAGCCACTTCTAAATGGAGCTGATTTACTTCTTTGGTgggaataaataatatataataaaaataatgacaaaaaatatGGGCTGTTTATCACTCAAATCAGAAGTGCAGTTTGCAATGGAAATTTATCTTCCTAAATGTAACTAGTTCATAGTTGAAGCAGAGTAACAGGTAAAAGTGACCAATGAAAATCATGGGAAATTAAGACCTAAGGCTTATTTAAGGTTTCTCCTTTTGGGTTTAAATGGAGAAACattaattagaaaaaaagcagTGATAGGTAAGGGTTAAATCTAATGAATGAAGATGCTCCCTGGTGCCAGTCTCAATGAGGACGTACAATCACAATCACCTACggaacattttcaaaatacacaAGCTTGGGCCCCACCTTAGATCTATTAAATCAGAGTCCACTGGGGGTGGTGCCCAGCTTTAGATGTAGTGAAAACACACCCGAGGTGACTCCAAAGATTATTTACCTAGGTAAGTGGCTCTCCAACTTCAGTGTGCATCAGTGTGTAACAGAGATTCCCATCTTCTCCCTCTTTGTTACCATGACCATGATTATTATGATCACCACTACCACTTCACTGCCACAGCCATCAATCATTTAAGATAAATTACACCAAAGAGATATTCCTACTATATTAAATAGTTCACTTAACAGAGAAAACAGGAGTTCtgatgagttggaaggaagaatgaaacaaaataattttgaactgTCAAGAGAGAACAGATAGGGCTTAGGCAGCTAGAAGGCTCACACCTAAAAGAGGGAAGTGGGAAAACCCTCATAATAAACTTTGATTGCCTCCCAGGTTTTAGTTAGCTTCCAAtattagaggagactaggacttTGGTAAGTCAAGGACAAAGTTGTCACTAATATTCATCAGATTCATTTTCAGAGGTCTGTAATCAATGATTCTTTCAACGGtatatttatttaactttgtACAATGTTATTCTGGTGGGTTAGAACAATTTAATTACATTATAATAGGCTTATTACAAGGCTTACATGACACAATTTTGTAATGGATAATTTCAGTGGGTTTGTTACATTTTCTGTAGATAATAAATAATGACAGAAGGAATCTAGTGGAAGCAACTAAGAGTACACTTTTGTTCTAAAGGAAATTACAGGTTATAAAGAAGTAAAAGAGATGGGATAATAGGTACAAAAAACACATCAAAAGAAGGGAAGctaaaaaataaacaggaaaaaagaacaaataaaatgtatacacataCTAATGAAACTAAACACATCAAGAGAAAAAGGTTTCCCAGTAGTTTCCTATCCTTCACCCTGATCTCTCTAGATCTACTTGAAagaatatttacataatttaacTTTCTATATAGCAGGTATGAGATTTAACTGATAGCAGGCAAAATACATAGATGTtaagatttcttaatttttttgtttgggtTTAGAGTACTGTTTTCTGGGTATTCCATTCAAAATGTatattagtttcagttaaataaaGAGTAAGgcagcagagggaaaaaaaagacttgttttctctattttagaTATTCTTCACTTAGCatctggaaagaaaaacaaaaatttccaaggcatcttgaaaatattttaaattaattaaacttaCTTTTATGACTTTCGTGTATCCAAAGTTGTGTCTGCTTCTGTGTTTTTACCACATCAAATGGCAAAGTTGCAATAGCTGCAaactaacaaaaaataaaactaatttaaatctactttaaaatttttcctaaaaTCTTTTTACATTCATCTAGCTAGCACATTACTTGATAAGGATAATAATGGAAATCATAACCAAACTGAAACTCCAAATGAAACCAGATATATTTAAAGAGAAGCTTTTATGCAAGAAAATAGATACATGTCTTATATGTTTCTCCCAAAATTCAAGAGTAAGTAAATAGTGTTCAGAAAAGTTCCCCTACTGTCCTGAGCTTACATAACTACTAGGGGCAGAGGCCGAATTCCAACCAGACctctctgactccaaaaccaGTATTCACAGTTTCTGATGCTTCTGTGTATTCTATTATTCCCTTACTACACATAAAggtataatacatattttaaagcagaaattctcaagtatctagtaagcatttaaaattttccaaaaagtgttttaaaaataaatagaataaaacattaaatttaaataaagaaaatggaatttgAACTTTTAGTTCTATATATCTTTTCTTTGTGGGTTTCAACAAATTTATCAAATATAGTTACAATAGTTcacaaatcacatttttaaaaacttatctcAAAATGAATCAACTTGATCATTTTCATAATGCCCTAATTAAGCAAGGaaggttttttaaaagaataattaaattCCCTTAAGAATGTCTCATAATATTTGATATAATCACCATTCAAAGTAAAACCTGGTCTCTATTTTTTGCTTCCCAACTCACAACTGGCCAATATGCTCATAAAATGCCCCTCAAAAAtcacttatattttattttaccctgAAAACGTTGATGTAAGTTCTTAAAATGAAATCAGTTTCAAAGATCTCAGGTAAGATAAAATCAATTATTGTTTCTCCCATCTCCACAATCTAAGATATAGTAGCAAAAGGTAGCAACAATGTTATAtaagcctctttttttttctgtgaggaagatcagccctgagctaacatccatgctaagcctcctctttttgctgaggaagaccggctctgagctaacatctattgccaatcctcctcctttttccccaaagccccagtagatagttatatgccatagcttcacatccttctagttgctgtatgtgggacgccgcctcagcatggccggagaagcggtgcgtcggtgcgtgcctgggatccgaacccgggccgccagtagcggagcgcgcgcacttaaccgctaacccacggggtcggccccaatACATAAGCCTCTTTGACACTTCTAAAAGGATATGGTTTAGGCTATTTTGTTTTCTGACAGAAAGTCTAGACACTGTCACACTGATGTGCTTTTTCTATTGCAGAGGCAAATTTTTACTTGAAAACAGCCAAAAGGCAGCAATATTTTCTagatcaaaaaaaattttttaatagattttctatATTAAGCAGAAGTAGTAAAATAGAGAACTTTCCCTCATATTACTGGAAAGCTGGTACAACATCCTGAAGCCAtcattcaacttttttttttgacagtaaGCATTTATTTGTAAGTCAAGTATGGAATTGGTTCCTGTAATTCCAACTATtattaatttctaaataaaaatagtaCTTGTTTTTCTTCATCCATGCTGGATTAAGAtataaattaaatacaattaagtTACATTTAATCCCCTCACACATGAGAGGGATAATAAAAAGATTTTACTGGTATTGTAACTACTTAAATTGCTAAAAAAGTAATTGCACTTTTGCCTCAATAAGCTTATAACCTACTAGGCTTAATCTGGCAAATCTCAGACCTAGGAATATTCACATCTAAGTTTAGAACTCAATCACAGTGGCTTTCTTAGCCTAGGTTTTCTAATACAAATATTCCAATATTTGTGATCTCCATCACTTCACTGTACTTTTCATTTGGTTCCTGTAAGTTAGCACCTCACAAATTCATTTTATAAGTAAGTGGGCATGAGAAAACTCGCTGTGGCCAAGATTACGGTGATATGAATCTGCATAAAGGAAGTCCACTACACAACTTTTCATTATGCGGAGAGGTGGGAAAAGGTGAACTCTCCACTACTCAAAAATAGTCAtttgagattcctctcttctaaTTATAATTCAtgttaaaaatcttttaagaagTACTTGGCtaggggccgggcccgtggtgtAGCGGGTAAGAGTGCACGctttgctgctggcagcccagggttcagatcctgggtgcacactgatgcatcgcttgtcgggccacgctgtggcggtgtcccatataaagcggaagaagatgggcacggatgttagcccagggccagtcttcctttgcAAAGAGAGggggattggcgtggatgttagctcagggctgatcttcctcacaaaaaaaaaaaaaaaaaaaaaatacttggccAAAATGTTCCCAAAGAAACAGGAATCAGCAGCAGAGGATGAAATTACTTCTATTCAATCCAATTATACACGTGAGATGACACTCAAATGAAATATTACCTAACCAGATCTACTGGCATTTAATGAATTGTGAAATACTTTGTAAATAAGAAAGCACTATTTAAACTACTATTATCATAACTGTAACGATCTAACAAATCCAAaagtttttcagaaaaatataataatgtatttgtagtataataaaaacatagacataaagtgcattttaaaatattttaatggcaaataatttatttcctcaaaataggatagtaaatatttagaaaatttttaaagcagcACAGCCCAAAAGTCCTATCTCAATAGACATGAAATGCTATAtaatattttgttctgttttaataAGACAATCATCGTTATTCCAGAATAttaacaacaaaagaataaacttaCAGAACCAGACAATGCCCCTGAAGTGAAGTTGATCATAAATGATGGTTCATATAAACCAGATTTTGCACAAaaccatttctttaaaacttcATAGTTATACCAGTACATTGCTATAAAAACAGAGAATGAAATGAACACATATTTAGAAATGAAACGTGgactttaaagaaaatatttgtgaggTTATAcattaaaggaaaagagaaattctAACCTTGGCATACTTTGCTTTCTGCTTAGACAACATATTTGATTGTTAGTGACAtccagtcaattctgactcctaatgacccagtgtacagcagagcagaatcctACCCAGTCTTTttgagccatcctctcaccttctggtgctatatcagatgatgctctgctgctatgcatagggttttcatggtcaattttttcggaagtgagtggccaggttcttctttctagtctgtcttaatctagaagctccactgaaacctgtccaacatgggtgaccctgctggtatttgaaatactggtggcatagctttcagcatcacaggaaCACACAGCCACTACAgtctgactgggaaacaaacctgggctgtaGCAGTcggagcactgaatcttaaccactagacccaccagggctggctaagacACATACTAAgtgagattttttgtgtgtgtgaggaagatcagccctgagctaacatccatgccaatcctcctctttttgctgaggaagactggccctgagctaacatttattgccaatcctcctcctttttttccctttttctccccaaagccccagtagatagttgcatgtcacagttgcacatccttccagttgctgtacgtgggatgcagcctcagcatggctggacaagcggcgcgtcggtgcacgcccgggatccaaacccaggccaccagtagcagagcgcacgcacttaactgctaagccacggggccagccccaagacacATACTaagtgagatttaaaaaaaaaaggagccaaaTTCTCAATAATATTCTAGCAGTCTTATGAACAATCAAACAAAACTACATATCAGTAAAGTAGGACTTTAATTCCAAATTCTGACAAGGACAGTTAAGGAAAAGTACAGGCCAATCTCATTCATGAACACAGGTGTAAAAAtcgtaaaaaaataaaataataataagacacTGAAGACAGAAGTATTTCATAAGAGATTATACACTATGACTAAATCAAGTTATCCAAGGAATGCAAAGgtagtaaataataaatgctttaCACGCcatacaccacattaagagaACCATGAAATCACCTAAAAATGATGGAAAAGCATTTCATAAAATTCAACACACTTTCAtttaaagcaaacaaagaaaTTTCTTGGAAACAGGGATAAAAGGGAACTTCTTTAATTTGATAAACAACATGCATCAAGAACCTATAGCAAACATAATTATTAATGGTGAAACAACAGAACTATTTCCTCtagaatgaggaaaatgataaGGATGCAACATTATCACTGCTACTATTCCAAACTGTACTAGGCAGCACAGTaagatagaaaaagataaaagctACAAcgattaaaaatgaagaaacaggggCCAGTctcgtggccaagtggttaaaatttcgcgcgctctgcttgggcggctcaggttcctgggtttggatcctgggcgcagacctactccactcatcagccatgctgtggaggcaccccacaaacaaaatagaggaagactggcatggatgttagctcagggctagtcttccttaagcaaaaaaaaaaaaaaaaaaaaaaggaggaagactgccagtggatgctagctcagggcaaatcttcctcaccaaaaaaaaaaaaaaaaaaaactagtcataatttacatattattgtctacatagaaaacccaaaagagaGGCAAATTAGAATTTTTACTGGCGTTTTAAAATAGCTGAATATACGCTAACACACTAAAATCAATTGCAATACTGCACCAGCTGCAAAGATTTAGAAAACACGTTTTTTAAATAGAGCTTTTAAAATAGCTACCAAAAGTTGGGGGTGAGTGGGTGTACCTataaataaatctaaagaaaaaaggTTGTATATAACCTttatgaagaaaattttaaatctctACTAAAACAGTTTAAAGAAGAGTTATATAACAAAGAGATATGATATTcctacaggaaaaaaataaggtaACATCAAGATTTTTTATAATGCACTAATAATTTAGACAATACTGTGGTATTAGCACAGGGTTAGACAAATTGGCCAGTGAAATAGATCCATGTATATACGAAAATTTGATGTGACAGAGGTGACACTGCAAAACCCTGAGCAAGTATGGTTATTCAATTAGTGATGCTGGTACAACTATCTATCCAtatgagaggaaaataaaattgaatactTATTTCAGTCCATAACCCCAAATCAATTATGGGTAAATGAATGGCCAAGGAAACAGTGCCCAacctcactaataatcagggaaatctAAGCTAAAGTGAGATGCCACTTTAATTTActagataaacaaaaattaagaacttGAACAATAAAAGTGCTAGTGAGGGTATGAAATGAAGCAGCAGGAAGCTGGCAGGTGTGTAGATCTGCACAATCACTTTAGAAAAGAGTTTGATATtacttaataaaatttaaaatgcatatatttatatgaaCTAGCAAATCTAATACTGGAAAAATTCTTGTACATATACACCAAGAGACTTAAAAAAAGTCCACAAGCAGCACTGTTTACTTGTTTACTCAGAAATAAACAAGagtaaaaatgaaggaaacagttacacataaaaagaagaatgaatctTAAGTGATTACCGCTGGGGAGGTGACTGGAGATGGATATATGTGGTTTCACGACTTCAAAATTGCAATGTTCTAGCTCATATTTTAAAGTGGTGCCTTCACAGGTGCTCATTTTATTAGTCTACTTCATAATTTATATCTATGTTACTTTTTATGTATCAAATATCATataataacaaaatgaagaaacataATTGGCCTCGGAATCTATGTTTCTAAAAAGCATAACGGAACAGAAAAGGTTGAAGAAAAATACTAACGGAAAGGGAAAGATACATAGAGATGTGAATAAGAAAGCCCAAGAAAAGGATTAactcaaagggaaaaagaaaaaaagaggaacattaaTACAGGGTTCTCAATAATTACTTCTTTCAGGTCTTAAATGGAAACTCTTGTGATCCACAAGAGAAATATTACTGAAGTATGCACATTTTACAAGTTACTTGTTAGTTGTgtacttctttttcaggattttctCCCTTTTCATAATTCATTGATTAGCACGATCTTCTATCTGATTTATAACAGCCTTTTACAGAACACTCACTTAATGGGAGAGAATTTTATCTTTAATAACTGAAAAACGTAGGAGTCAATATAATTCACAGGtggttttaaatgtattttatgatattttgattTATAGTAGTTTACTTACCCTACTATTATGACCTGTTTAGAATAATGTTAAAGGCAATTTGCATTATCTAAATATGAATACAATATTTACCaattaatgtttaaaaagaaagcaaacacaAGGAGAAAAGAACATCAGGCTTGAATTAGGAACTACTCATTCAATAAAGGCTCATGAAGATCTGAGAGCCCAACACTGAACTAGGAGTTTGTGGTCACTAAAGAAGATAACTTACATTTAGCTTTGAAAGGTTTAAAATTTAGTTGatttaaaagtaatatataaataatacaaagTTACCTAAAATTTAGCAGATAACTAATAAGGTAAATCTTACCTGAGAATGGTACATCTCTAAGAACAGTAGGAGCCCAGCCCCTCCAAAGGGAAATCCAACCATCTTCAGACactttcttgctgacaaattgATGCAGTTCCTCGTAAGAAAACTTCTTAGATTGCATCTTGGTTCTAATCAATTCTAATGGACTTATCACAGTTACTGCACCAACtaaaacaaacaggcaaatataaGATAACAAAAACAAAGCCATGTACCATGCAAACACGTATgcaaaaattaatatttcatgcattttatattttaaacttttattctgAAATGTCTGCAAACCTTAAAATCAAATATCTACTGATGCCAACATATTGgtgcagattttttttcctggtaaaGGTATTTCTTAAAAGTCTGTTttcgggctggcccggtggcagagtggttaagttcgtgcactatgcttcggcagcctggggttcacaggttcggatcccaggcacggacctatgcaccacttatcaagccatgctgtggtggcatcccatataaagtagagtaggatgggcatggatgttagcccagggccagtcttcctcagcaaaaagaggaggattggcacgaatgttagctcaaggccgatcttcctcacaaacaaacaaacaaagtctGCTTTCATATACCTTACTTTT
The nucleotide sequence above comes from Diceros bicornis minor isolate mBicDic1 chromosome 3, mDicBic1.mat.cur, whole genome shotgun sequence. Encoded proteins:
- the SLC25A40 gene encoding probable mitochondrial glutathione transporter SLC25A40 isoform X5, which gives rise to MDPEAGGSQIIKVTPLQQMLASGTGAVLTSLMVTPLDVVKIRLQAQNNPFYKGKCFLYSNGLMDHLCVCEEEGNKAWYKKPGRFQGTLDAFLKIVRNEGIKSLWSGLPPTLVMAVPATVIYFTCYDQLTALLKSKLGENKSCIPIVAGIVARVGAVTVISPLELIRTKMQSKKFSYEELHQFVSKKVSEDGWISLWRGWAPTVLRDVPFSAMYWYNYEVLKKWFCAKSGLYEPSFMINFTSGALSGSFAAIATLPFDVVKTQKQTQLWIHESHKISVPLHMSTWAIMKKIVAKSGFSGLFTGLIPRLIKIAPACAVMISTYEFGKAFFQKQNARRQQY
- the SLC25A40 gene encoding probable mitochondrial glutathione transporter SLC25A40 isoform X2 codes for the protein MDPEAGGSQIIKVTPLQQMLASGTGAVLTSLMVTPLDVVKIRLQAQNNPFYKGKCFLYSNGLMDHLCVCEEEGNKAWYKKPGRFQGTLDAFLKIVRNEGIKSLWSGLPPTLVMAVPATVIYFTCYDQLTALLKSKLGENKSCIPIVAGIVARVGAVTVISPLELIRTKMQSKKFSYEELHQFVSKKVSEDGWISLWRGWAPTVLRDVPFSAMYWYNYEVLKKWFCAKSGLYEPSFMINFTSGALSGSFAAIATLPFDVVKTQKQTQLWIHESHKILCGLNQLPRITVYDEVSVPLHMSTWAIMKKIVAKSGFSGLFTGLIPRLIKIAPACAVMISTYEFGKAFFQKQNARRQQY
- the SLC25A40 gene encoding probable mitochondrial glutathione transporter SLC25A40 isoform X6, producing the protein MDPEAGGSQIIKVTPLQQMLASGTGAVLTSLMVTPLDVVKIRLQAQNNPFYKGKCFLYSNGLMDHLCVCEEEGNKAWYKKPGRFQGTLDAFLKIVRNEGIKSLWSGLPPTLVMAVPATVIYFTCYDQLTALLKSKLGENKSCIPIVAGIVARVGAVTVISPLELIRTKMQSKKFSYEELHQFVSKKVSEDGWISLWRGWAPTVLRDVPFSAMYWYNYEVLKKWFCAKSGLYEPSFMINFTSGALSGSFAAIATLPFDVVKTQKQTQLWIHESHKILCGLNQLPRITVYDEVSVPLHMSTWAIMKKIVAKSGFSGLFTGS